One part of the Acetoanaerobium sticklandii genome encodes these proteins:
- a CDS encoding daunorubicin resistance protein DrrA family ABC transporter ATP-binding protein yields the protein MRPIIEVKNFTKKYGDFIAVDDISFTVEEGSVFAFLGPNGAGKSTTINTLCTIFEKTSGTLLIDGKDVSTQKDEVRASIGVVFQDSTLDSKMTIEENLKMHCVFYNIPKNEVEERMHFVLTLVDLLNERKKLVGALSGGMKRRVEIARGLIHYPKVLFLDEPTTGLDPQTRAHIWEYILKLQKERNITIFLTTHYMEEAEICNKIAIIDGGKIVAHDTPYALKKEFTKDKAYINAKNEAELEALLEKHKLEFVKKKGYFKVDAENIHQLLQVLSLQKDNITDIEIKKGTFNDVFIEITGKTIREDA from the coding sequence ATGAGACCAATAATAGAGGTAAAGAATTTCACAAAGAAATATGGTGATTTCATAGCTGTAGATGATATTTCCTTTACAGTAGAGGAAGGTAGCGTATTTGCTTTTTTAGGCCCAAATGGGGCAGGGAAAAGCACAACTATAAATACCCTGTGTACTATTTTTGAAAAGACCTCAGGGACACTTTTAATTGATGGAAAAGATGTATCTACTCAAAAGGACGAGGTAAGAGCATCTATAGGAGTTGTATTTCAAGACTCCACTCTTGATTCTAAGATGACAATTGAAGAAAATCTCAAAATGCATTGTGTTTTCTATAATATTCCCAAAAATGAAGTAGAAGAAAGGATGCACTTTGTTTTGACTCTAGTAGATTTGTTAAATGAGCGAAAAAAACTAGTAGGAGCTTTATCAGGTGGGATGAAGCGCAGGGTAGAAATTGCAAGAGGATTGATTCATTATCCTAAGGTTTTGTTTTTAGATGAACCTACTACTGGACTAGATCCCCAAACTAGAGCTCATATATGGGAGTATATTTTGAAGCTTCAAAAAGAAAGGAATATCACTATTTTTCTTACTACTCACTATATGGAGGAAGCTGAGATATGCAACAAGATAGCTATAATTGATGGAGGGAAAATAGTTGCTCATGATACGCCATATGCTTTAAAGAAAGAATTTACAAAAGATAAAGCATATATAAATGCCAAGAATGAAGCTGAGCTAGAAGCTTTACTTGAAAAGCATAAGCTAGAATTTGTGAAAAAAAAGGGATACTTTAAGGTCGATGCAGAAAACATACATCAATTATTACAGGTTTTAAGCCTACAAAAAGATAACATCACTGATATTGAGATAAAAAAAGGGACTTTTAATGATGTATTCATAGAAATAACTGGCAAAACAATCAGGGAGGATGCATAA